In Bactrocera oleae isolate idBacOlea1 chromosome 5, idBacOlea1, whole genome shotgun sequence, a genomic segment contains:
- the por gene encoding protein-serine O-palmitoleoyltransferase porcupine, translating to MYLSYYNYDEPLDYAEEEYDTILEENLSINSWTNLCESCIIPSTMQIIWYMAVLIGFSLLCRMGFVFCYHFPNKKEWLLHLISTSAGCGMLIVAVGTNSFLIIFFAIISYSIFHLVNLFSPFRKNIGVIMVICTILTQLCFEQIWKRQIAWQMIKGSIMVVNMKIISIAFEMEQTVLKSQRGIIVPNVFSFFGYIFTPANLIVGPWVPYSSYLYSIRLNPTQKFRMRRVMWCGFCCLLSLGFINLSNCIVPYLISDPRLIWVRIFRDALAVRCSHYFVSFLSQASISAGGLCLDKDDKPNKWLGYMITQPVYIEFPRSLSSVVRAWNIPMHKFLKEFIFRGIYKRFKSHFVAIFVTYLVSSLLHGQYLKIYLALFSLAIFGFVESQLRKKISNVFNACVTAEPCRKPCRFKYCPSQGWRSDCAILVKLTNLLFSMVTIFHLAYIGAMMESIADEDNDIADNLNVWSTVNFINHWIVLLTYALYLVI from the coding sequence ATGTACCTCTCTTATTACAACTATGATGAGCCACTTGATTATGCGGAGGAGGAGTATGATACCATATTGGAGGAGAATCTATCAATTAATTCGTGGACAAACCTTTGTGAAAGCTGCATTATACCATCCACTATGCAAATTATTTGGTACATGGCAGTTTTAATTGGTTTTAGTCTCTTATGTCGCATGGGATTTGTATTTTGCTATCACTTTCCAAACAAGAAAGAGTGGCTTCTGCATCTAATTTCTACCTCAGCGGGTTGCGGTATGTTAATTGTAGCTGTGggcactaattcgtttttaattatattttttgcgatTATTTCGTattcgatttttcatttagtaaATTTGTTTTCACCTTTTAGAAAGAATATTGGTGTCATAATGGTAATATGTACAATTTTGACACAGCTTTGTTTCGAGCAAATATGGAAACGCCAAATAGCTTGGCAAATGATTAAGGGATCCATCATGGTTGTGAATATGAAGATTATTTCTATAGCTTTCGAAATGGAGCAAACAGTATTGAAAAGTCAGCGCGGGATAATTGTTCCTAATGTATTTTccttttttggttatattttcaCACCTGCAAATTTAATAGTTGGACCATGGGTTCCATACAGTTCTTATTTGTATAGCATACGCTTGAATCCAACACAGAAATTTCGTATGCGCAGAGTAATGTGGTGCGGTTTTTGCTGTTTGCTTTCGCTTGGATTTATAAATTTGTCTAATTGCATTGTACCATATTTGATTTCAGATCCTCGATTAATTTGGGTACGCATTTTTCGTGATGCATTGGCAGTTCGTTGTAGCCATTACTTCGTTAGTTTTTTGTCGCAAGCTTCAATTAGCGCTGGTGGTCTTTGTCTTGACAAGGACGATAAACCAAATAAGTGGTTGGGTTACATGATTACACAGCCTGTATACATCGAATTCCCTAGGTCGCTGAGTTCAGTTGTTCGAGCATGGAACATACCAATGCATAAATTTctaaaagaatttatatttcGGGGAATTTATAAACGTTTTAAAAGtcattttgttgcaatttttgtaACTTATCTAGTTTCGTCACTTTTGCATggccaatatttaaaaatatatttggcgCTATTTTCATTGGCaatatttggttttgttgaAAGTCAACTACGAAAAAAGATTTCTAACGTTTTTAATGCGTGTGTTACTGCAGAGCCCTGCCGAAAGCCATGTCGTTTTAAGTACTGTCCCAGTCAGGGTTGGCGAAGCGATTGTGCGATATTGGTAAAACTGACGaatcttttattttcaatgGTGACCATTTTCCATTTAGCATACATAGGTGCAATGATGGAATCTATAGCTGACGAAGACAATGATATTGCCGACAATTTAAATGTATGGTCGacagttaattttattaatcattGGATAGTATTGCTTACATACGCgctttatttagttatttaa
- the amrt gene encoding TM2 domain-containing protein amaretto, whose amino-acid sequence MVMHSKHILFNPLTVLIALDLISHMRVVSAIHARSEKEMQTTAVQSVVPITSPSSLTGSAAVSSDFNPLGPMVMCSFLPRDFLECKDPIDHDNNNTAKAVKGYGCLRFGGSTYEEVEHTEVLCTVFSDIDCYGPRTFLRDGVPCVRYTDHYFVTTLIYSILLGFLGMDRFCLGQTGTAVGKLLTLGGVGVWWVIDVILLITNNLLPEDGSNWNPYI is encoded by the coding sequence ATGGTAATGCACAGTAAACACATTCTATTTAATCCTTTAACTGTGTTAATTGCCTTGGATTTAATTTCACATATGAGAGTAGTGAGTGCAATCCATGCACGCAGTGAAAAAGAAATGCAAACCACAGCTGTTCAATCGGTTGTGCCTATTACTTCTCCATCCTCTTTAACTGGTTCAGCAGCAGTATCTTCAGATTTCAACCCACTTGGACCTATGGTTATGTGTTCGTTTTTGCCGCGTGATTTTTTGGAGTGCAAAGATCCAATTGACCATGATAACAATAATACAGCCAAGGCAGTAAAAGGTTACGGATGTTTACGTTTCGGAGGATCGACATATGAAGAAGTGGAGCATACTGAAGTTCTGTGTACAGTATTTTCAGATATTGATTGTTATGGACCACGAACATTTTTACGGGATGGTGTGCCTTGTGTACGCTACACAGATCATTATTTTGTAACAACACTTATATATAGTATCCTATTAGGGTTCTTAGGTATGGATAgattttgtttaggtcaaactGGCACAGCCGTAGGAAAGTTATTGACACTTGGTGGTGTTGGAGTATGGTGGGTTATTGACGTTATCCTACTTATCACAAACAACTTGCTTCCAGAGGATGGGAGCAATTGGAACCCTTACATCTAA